A stretch of the Poseidonibacter parvus genome encodes the following:
- the miaA gene encoding tRNA (adenosine(37)-N6)-dimethylallyltransferase MiaA, with amino-acid sequence MKEIAIIGSTASGKTGLSLEIAQKTNSIILSLDSLSVYKEIDIASAKPLKEERGDIIHFGIDEVYPNVEYDVMQFIDCYKKAKNYALQNNKNLIIVGGTGFYLKALIEGLSTGVNSKVKLDSNVGEVYDLLYSKDEDYMSKIKRNDKYRVEKAYAIYKETNLTPSEYFIQNPKTPIVKDLKLFEILWEKEDLRKRINQRTKMMIDDGIIDEVIYLEKKYTRKPNAMSSIGIIETLEFLDGKLNKKQLEEKIALNTSKLAKRQNTFNKGQFNNLQISDIITNLNSEILKYF; translated from the coding sequence ATGAAAGAAATAGCAATAATTGGCTCAACTGCCTCTGGTAAAACTGGTTTATCCTTAGAAATAGCACAAAAAACAAACTCTATTATACTCTCACTAGATTCATTATCTGTATATAAAGAAATAGATATAGCGTCTGCAAAACCTTTAAAAGAAGAAAGAGGGGATATTATTCATTTTGGAATAGATGAAGTTTATCCCAATGTTGAGTATGATGTAATGCAATTTATTGATTGTTATAAAAAAGCTAAAAACTATGCTTTACAAAACAATAAAAACTTAATCATCGTTGGTGGAACTGGTTTTTATTTAAAAGCACTTATTGAAGGCTTATCTACAGGTGTAAACTCAAAAGTAAAACTTGATAGCAATGTTGGTGAAGTTTATGATTTACTATATTCAAAAGATGAAGATTATATGTCTAAAATCAAAAGAAATGATAAATATAGAGTTGAAAAAGCCTATGCCATTTATAAAGAAACAAATTTAACTCCTAGTGAATACTTTATTCAAAATCCTAAAACTCCTATAGTAAAAGATTTAAAACTTTTTGAAATACTTTGGGAAAAAGAAGATTTAAGAAAAAGAATTAATCAAAGAACAAAAATGATGATAGATGATGGAATCATTGATGAAGTAATTTATCTAGAAAAAAAATATACAAGAAAACCAAATGCCATGTCTTCAATTGGAATTATTGAAACACTAGAGTTTTTAGATGGAAAATTAAATAAAAAACAACTTGAAGAAAAAATTGCTTTAAATACTAGTAAATTAGCAAAGAGACAAAATACCTTTAATAAAGGACAATTTAATAATCTTCAAATTTCAGATATTATAACAAACTTAAATTCAGAGATTCTTAAGTATTTTTAG
- a CDS encoding homoserine dehydrogenase has product MLKVGIIGVGTVGASVANILRDNKNIITARAGIEIEPVLGVVSNLNKDRDVSIKLTDNIDEVLNDESIDIVVELMGGIEKPYEVVKKALEKGKAVVTANKALLAYHRYDLQEIAGDTAFEYEAAIAGGIPIVNALRDGLTANNILSIKGIMNGTCNYMLTKMIDEGVDYDTILKESQELGYAEADPTFDVGGFDAAHKLLILGSIAYGIDAKPEDILIEGIENISPEDIDFASEFDYSIKLLTIAKKIENKIELRVHPVLIPNAQMIAKVDGVMNGVSVIGDKVGETMYYGPGAGGDATASAVIANIVDIARRGKGSPMLGFETSYGEELKLMNKDDIQTKYYLRLRVEDKTGVLAKVANILTTHNISIEKMIQKPLNRTCAHLLLSTHTCIEKDINKALNDIKEAGVVTAEPSMIRIED; this is encoded by the coding sequence ATGTTAAAAGTAGGAATTATTGGAGTAGGAACAGTAGGAGCAAGTGTTGCAAATATTTTAAGAGATAATAAAAATATTATCACAGCACGTGCTGGTATCGAAATTGAACCTGTTCTTGGAGTAGTTTCTAACTTAAACAAAGACAGAGACGTTTCAATAAAATTAACAGACAATATTGATGAAGTTTTAAATGACGAGTCAATTGATATTGTTGTTGAGCTTATGGGTGGAATTGAAAAGCCTTATGAAGTTGTTAAAAAAGCATTAGAAAAAGGCAAAGCAGTAGTTACTGCTAATAAAGCCTTATTAGCTTATCACAGATATGATCTTCAAGAAATAGCAGGAGATACTGCATTTGAATATGAAGCAGCAATTGCTGGTGGTATTCCGATTGTTAATGCATTAAGAGATGGATTAACTGCAAATAATATTTTATCAATCAAAGGTATTATGAACGGTACTTGTAACTATATGCTTACAAAAATGATTGATGAAGGTGTTGATTATGACACTATTTTAAAAGAATCTCAAGAATTAGGTTATGCAGAAGCTGATCCAACATTTGATGTTGGTGGTTTTGATGCTGCTCATAAACTATTAATCTTAGGTTCTATTGCTTATGGAATTGATGCAAAACCTGAAGATATTTTAATAGAAGGAATTGAAAACATTTCTCCTGAAGATATTGATTTTGCTTCTGAGTTTGATTATTCAATAAAATTATTAACAATTGCTAAAAAAATAGAAAACAAAATTGAACTTAGAGTTCATCCTGTATTAATTCCAAATGCACAGATGATTGCAAAAGTTGATGGTGTTATGAACGGTGTTTCTGTAATTGGTGATAAAGTTGGTGAAACAATGTACTATGGACCAGGTGCAGGTGGAGATGCTACAGCTTCAGCTGTTATTGCAAATATCGTTGATATTGCAAGACGAGGAAAAGGCTCACCTATGCTTGGTTTTGAAACTTCTTATGGTGAAGAGTTAAAACTTATGAATAAAGATGATATTCAAACAAAATATTATTTAAGATTAAGAGTTGAAGACAAAACTGGTGTATTAGCAAAAGTTGCTAATATATTAACAACTCATAATATTTCAATTGAGAAAATGATTCAAAAGCCACTTAATAGAACTTGTGCTCATCTTTTACTTTCTACTCATACTTGTATAGAAAAAGATATAAATAAAGCATTAAACGATATCAAAGAAGCAGGTGTTGTTACAGCTGAACCTTCAATGATTAGAATAGAAGACTAA
- the rpmE gene encoding 50S ribosomal protein L31, which translates to MKKDIHPDYKTCAVSCACGNSFETKSNVETMRIDICSACHPFFTGEQKIVDAAGRVEKFKAKYAAASK; encoded by the coding sequence GTGAAAAAAGATATACACCCAGATTACAAAACTTGTGCAGTATCTTGTGCTTGTGGTAATTCATTTGAAACTAAATCAAATGTTGAAACTATGAGAATTGATATTTGTTCAGCTTGTCACCCATTCTTTACTGGAGAGCAAAAAATTGTTGATGCTGCTGGTAGAGTTGAGAAATTCAAAGCTAAATACGCTGCTGCTTCTAAGTAG
- the rlmB gene encoding 23S rRNA (guanosine(2251)-2'-O)-methyltransferase RlmB produces the protein MIIYGKQIVLFVLDNYPNLIEEVFLSKEIDKKLFSRFAKLDKVIYKVDNQKAQALAKGGNHQGFFLKLSQFDYTPIKELKKMNFILVLDGLTDVGNIGAIARTAYSMGIEGLIASNIKTINNSGIVRTSAGALLDLPFTVHPRSADLASELIDSGFTLIGATMDGVDLKKYGKIEKTDKVALFLGSEGEGISPKVAKKLDLKVSIAMEHEFDSLNVSVAAGILIYNLKR, from the coding sequence ATGATAATATATGGAAAACAAATCGTACTATTCGTACTAGACAACTACCCAAATTTAATTGAAGAAGTTTTTCTTTCAAAAGAAATAGATAAAAAACTTTTTTCAAGGTTTGCAAAACTAGATAAGGTTATTTACAAAGTAGATAATCAAAAAGCTCAAGCTCTTGCAAAAGGTGGAAATCATCAAGGTTTCTTTTTAAAGTTAAGTCAATTTGACTATACCCCAATCAAAGAATTGAAGAAAATGAACTTTATTTTAGTTCTTGATGGATTAACTGATGTTGGTAATATTGGTGCAATTGCAAGAACTGCTTATTCAATGGGAATTGAAGGCTTAATTGCTTCAAATATTAAAACAATTAATAATTCAGGAATTGTAAGAACAAGTGCTGGTGCATTACTTGATTTACCATTTACAGTTCATCCAAGATCTGCTGATTTAGCAAGTGAATTAATTGATTCAGGTTTCACTTTAATTGGTGCAACTATGGATGGTGTTGATTTAAAAAAATATGGAAAAATTGAGAAAACCGATAAAGTTGCACTATTTTTAGGAAGTGAAGGTGAAGGAATTTCTCCAAAAGTTGCTAAAAAACTAGACTTAAAAGTATCAATTGCAATGGAACATGAATTTGATTCATTAAACGTATCAGTAGCAGCTGGGATATTAATTTATAATCTAAAAAGATAA
- a CDS encoding MFS transporter, with translation MGLKKIIFPISSLFFAIAFLAIGYGMILTFIGVYLKDLGVNNTVIGIINAAFFLGAILSSIFSQKIISTVGHIRSFAAFAALMIISFLLHSVFFNEILWAALRLISGFSFYGLLIILESWLNEKSSEESRGKILAIYTIIFYLATALGQLFLNIDEHFKQFIFTIGSVLVLFSVLIISLTKIKEPILEPFDKFSFPKIFSIVPLATVTSFISGFVVGGFFTMLPIYILMQSDSLELVSKFMLISIIGGLISQWPVGILSDKYGRRKLISIVSFLSAFTSLFFILYAQEELYLYILGFFLGLTIFTLYPLAVARANDVVDESKDIIEISRTLLFTYGIGSFLSPLIIGVGLSLSPNFLFISFFTLCFILSIYALTQERVKDKDLSVFVNIPVASGAELPQLDPRQDENYEKEV, from the coding sequence ATGGGTTTAAAAAAAATCATTTTTCCAATATCATCATTATTTTTTGCAATTGCTTTTTTAGCTATTGGTTATGGAATGATTTTAACATTTATAGGTGTTTACTTAAAAGACTTAGGTGTTAATAATACTGTTATTGGGATTATTAATGCTGCATTCTTTTTAGGTGCTATTTTATCTTCAATATTTTCTCAAAAAATTATATCTACTGTTGGACATATTAGAAGTTTTGCTGCTTTTGCTGCTTTAATGATTATTTCTTTTCTTTTGCATTCTGTTTTTTTTAATGAGATTTTATGGGCAGCCTTAAGATTAATTTCTGGCTTTTCTTTTTATGGTTTATTAATAATATTAGAAAGCTGGTTAAATGAAAAAAGCTCCGAAGAAAGTAGGGGGAAGATATTAGCTATTTATACAATAATTTTCTATTTAGCTACTGCATTAGGACAACTTTTTCTAAATATTGATGAGCATTTTAAGCAATTTATTTTTACAATAGGTTCTGTTCTTGTTCTCTTTTCTGTTCTTATTATCTCTTTAACTAAAATAAAAGAACCCATCTTAGAACCTTTTGATAAATTTAGTTTTCCAAAAATATTTTCAATAGTTCCACTTGCAACAGTTACTAGTTTTATTAGTGGATTTGTAGTGGGAGGGTTTTTTACAATGCTTCCTATTTATATTCTTATGCAAAGTGATTCGCTTGAACTTGTTTCAAAATTTATGCTAATTTCAATAATAGGTGGACTAATTTCTCAATGGCCTGTAGGAATACTTTCTGATAAATATGGAAGAAGAAAACTTATTTCTATTGTTTCTTTTCTTTCAGCTTTTACATCTCTTTTCTTTATTTTATATGCACAAGAAGAACTGTATTTATATATTCTTGGTTTCTTTCTAGGATTAACAATATTTACCTTGTATCCATTAGCAGTTGCAAGAGCTAATGATGTTGTTGATGAAAGTAAAGATATTATAGAGATAAGTAGAACATTGCTTTTTACATATGGAATTGGTTCTTTTCTTTCACCTCTTATAATAGGTGTTGGTCTTAGTCTAAGTCCTAACTTTTTGTTTATAAGTTTCTTTACTCTATGTTTTATTCTAAGTATCTATGCTTTAACACAAGAAAGAGTAAAAGACAAAGACTTAAGTGTCTTTGTAAATATTCCAGTTGCATCTGGGGCTGAATTACCACAATTAGATCCTAGACAAGATGAGAACTATGAGAAAGAGGTTTAA
- a CDS encoding MATE family efflux transporter produces MRKSEHLTTQNIPSLIKQLAIPASVGMFFNTMYNVVDTFYAGLISTEAIASLSLSFMIFFLIIGLGYGFSSAITALLGNAFGKKKYKLASIYAHKGLFFIPILGIFLGLIGYFAAPSLFILLGASEQYLNTSIEYINPILFGTVFFMFNFSLNSILVAQGDTKTYRNTLIFGFFANLVLNPLFIYGFLFIPAMGIQGIAIATVLIQVLNMCFMFYKVLQTKVIHFEKLEYFIPNLRVYKLFLSQGLPISLSMLTMAFGSLILTYFVSHYGMQAVAGYGIGYRVEQLMLLPALGLNTAVLTLVSNNYGAKKYDRVIETLKVSLKYGFIISTIGIVLLTLLGRFIITQFDSNETVVNFGVDYLLVEIWIFYAYIVLFICVSTLQGIKKPKMILYISLYRQIVAKLIIAWVIVKYFELDFIYLWFGILFMIYSAAIFAYFYTNRVLKEVCNKTI; encoded by the coding sequence TTGAGAAAATCAGAACACTTAACTACACAAAATATTCCATCACTTATTAAACAATTAGCCATTCCAGCTAGTGTAGGAATGTTTTTTAATACAATGTATAATGTTGTAGATACATTTTACGCAGGACTTATATCAACTGAGGCTATTGCTTCACTATCTTTATCATTTATGATATTCTTTTTAATTATTGGATTAGGATATGGATTTTCATCTGCGATTACAGCCCTACTTGGAAATGCATTTGGAAAAAAGAAATATAAATTAGCTTCTATTTATGCACATAAAGGTTTATTTTTTATTCCTATACTTGGTATCTTTTTAGGTCTTATAGGTTATTTTGCAGCACCTTCTTTGTTTATACTTTTAGGTGCAAGTGAGCAATACTTAAATACTTCTATTGAATATATTAACCCTATTTTATTTGGTACAGTATTTTTTATGTTTAACTTTTCTCTTAACTCAATATTAGTAGCCCAAGGTGATACAAAAACATATAGAAATACACTTATATTTGGTTTTTTTGCAAACTTAGTTTTAAACCCTTTATTTATTTATGGGTTTTTATTTATTCCTGCTATGGGAATACAAGGTATTGCAATAGCAACAGTTTTAATTCAAGTATTAAATATGTGTTTTATGTTTTACAAAGTTTTACAAACAAAAGTTATTCACTTTGAAAAACTTGAATACTTTATACCTAATTTAAGAGTATATAAACTATTTTTATCTCAAGGTTTACCTATTAGTTTAAGTATGCTTACAATGGCATTTGGTTCTTTAATACTTACTTATTTTGTATCTCATTATGGTATGCAAGCAGTTGCTGGTTATGGAATTGGATACAGAGTTGAACAACTAATGCTTTTACCTGCACTTGGTCTTAATACAGCTGTTTTAACATTAGTTTCAAACAATTATGGTGCTAAAAAATATGATAGAGTTATTGAAACTTTAAAAGTATCACTTAAATATGGATTTATTATTTCTACAATTGGAATTGTATTATTAACACTTCTTGGAAGATTTATTATTACACAATTTGATTCAAATGAAACAGTTGTAAATTTTGGAGTTGATTACTTACTAGTTGAAATTTGGATTTTCTATGCTTATATTGTTCTGTTTATTTGTGTATCAACACTTCAGGGAATTAAAAAACCTAAAATGATTTTATATATTAGTTTATATAGACAAATTGTTGCAAAACTTATTATTGCGTGGGTAATCGTAAAATATTTTGAACTTGATTTTATTTATCTATGGTTTGGTATTTTATTTATGATTTATTCAGCAGCTATTTTTGCATATTTTTATACAAATAGAGTTTTAAAAGAGGTTTGTAACAAAACTATTTAA
- the rsmI gene encoding 16S rRNA (cytidine(1402)-2'-O)-methyltransferase, whose product MLCLVPTPIGNLEDVSKRSLQVLQECELIFCEDTRVTKKLLSLLGEKNNLDFSNKEYKSYHSHNEKKVLETLSKETFTKNVVYVSDAGMPCVSDPGASLVDYCIKNNIEYDVLPGANAVLTAYAMSGFESTTFSFHGFLDHKGKQRASKLDAILNDNKLAILYESPHRLAKLLEELKDKAPNRTIFLAKEITKLHQTIYKNKASNLFEEFKNINIRGEWVVIIEPLETIGSALELKDIQDLDLAPKVKAKLISKLTGQSTKEVYQQLLDTI is encoded by the coding sequence ATGCTCTGCTTAGTTCCCACTCCAATTGGAAATCTTGAAGATGTCTCAAAAAGATCTCTTCAAGTTTTACAGGAGTGTGAACTAATTTTTTGTGAAGATACAAGAGTCACAAAAAAACTACTTTCACTTTTAGGTGAAAAAAATAATCTAGATTTTTCAAATAAAGAATACAAATCTTATCATTCTCACAATGAAAAAAAAGTCTTAGAAACATTATCAAAAGAAACTTTTACTAAAAATGTTGTTTACGTAAGTGATGCAGGAATGCCTTGTGTTTCAGATCCAGGTGCTTCACTTGTTGATTATTGCATAAAAAATAATATAGAATATGATGTACTTCCTGGTGCAAATGCTGTATTAACTGCTTACGCAATGAGTGGTTTTGAAAGTACTACTTTTTCTTTTCATGGTTTTTTAGACCACAAAGGAAAGCAAAGAGCTTCAAAACTTGATGCAATTTTAAATGATAATAAATTAGCAATACTTTATGAATCACCACATAGACTTGCAAAACTACTAGAAGAATTAAAAGACAAAGCTCCAAATAGAACAATATTTTTAGCAAAAGAGATTACAAAACTACATCAAACTATTTATAAAAATAAAGCTTCAAATCTTTTTGAAGAGTTTAAAAATATAAATATAAGAGGTGAATGGGTTGTGATAATTGAACCTTTAGAAACTATAGGTTCAGCTTTAGAATTAAAAGACATTCAAGACCTTGACTTAGCACCTAAAGTTAAAGCAAAACTTATCTCAAAACTTACAGGACAATCTACAAAAGAGGTTTATCAACAACTTTTAGATACAATCTAG
- a CDS encoding LL-diaminopimelate aminotransferase, with protein MFEEIEFERMKRLPNYVFAEVNNIKMEARRAGEDIIDFSMGNPDGPAPQHVIDKLKETADKAKNHGYSASAGIYKLRLAICNWYKRKYGVDYLDPDKHACATMGSKEGYVHLVQAIVNVGDVAVVPDPTYPIHSYAFMLSGAAIHKFELSFGKDFKVDEDLFFERLQKTLDESIPKVKYVLVNFPHNPTCATVTPEFYQRLVDMAKRERFYVISDIAYADITFDGYKTPSIFGAVGALDVAVESFTLSKSYNMAGWRVGFIVGNEKLVGALKRIKSWLDYGMFTPIQVAATVALDGPQECVEEHIEKYRFRRDVMIDAFKDAGWDMDVPNASMFIWAKIPKQAEHLGSMEFSKQLITHAKVAVSPGIGFGHYGDTHVRIALIENEKRIRQAAKNIKKYLKSLEK; from the coding sequence GTGTTTGAAGAAATAGAGTTTGAAAGAATGAAGCGACTTCCAAACTACGTGTTTGCAGAAGTTAATAATATAAAAATGGAAGCAAGACGTGCTGGTGAAGATATTATAGATTTTTCTATGGGAAATCCTGATGGTCCTGCACCACAACATGTAATAGATAAATTAAAAGAAACAGCTGATAAAGCAAAAAATCATGGTTATTCAGCAAGTGCTGGTATTTACAAGCTTAGACTTGCAATTTGTAACTGGTATAAAAGAAAATATGGTGTAGATTACCTAGATCCAGATAAACACGCTTGTGCAACAATGGGTTCTAAAGAAGGTTATGTTCACTTAGTTCAAGCTATTGTAAATGTAGGCGATGTTGCAGTTGTACCAGATCCTACATATCCAATTCATTCATACGCATTTATGTTAAGTGGAGCAGCTATTCACAAGTTTGAACTTTCATTTGGAAAAGATTTTAAAGTTGATGAAGATCTATTTTTTGAAAGATTACAAAAAACTTTAGATGAATCAATTCCAAAAGTTAAATATGTATTAGTTAACTTCCCACACAATCCAACTTGTGCTACAGTAACACCAGAGTTTTACCAACGATTAGTTGATATGGCAAAAAGAGAAAGATTCTATGTAATTTCAGATATTGCTTATGCTGATATTACTTTTGATGGATATAAAACTCCTTCAATTTTTGGAGCAGTTGGTGCGCTTGATGTTGCAGTTGAATCATTTACATTATCAAAGTCATATAATATGGCAGGATGGAGAGTTGGATTTATTGTAGGTAATGAAAAACTTGTAGGTGCATTAAAAAGAATAAAATCATGGCTTGATTATGGAATGTTTACACCAATTCAAGTAGCAGCTACTGTTGCACTTGATGGTCCACAAGAATGTGTTGAAGAGCATATTGAAAAATACAGGTTCAGACGTGATGTAATGATTGATGCATTTAAAGATGCGGGTTGGGATATGGATGTACCAAATGCTTCTATGTTTATTTGGGCAAAAATTCCAAAACAAGCAGAGCATTTAGGAAGTATGGAATTCTCAAAACAATTAATTACACATGCAAAAGTAGCTGTAAGTCCTGGTATTGGATTTGGACACTATGGTGATACACATGTAAGAATTGCACTAATTGAAAATGAAAAAAGAATTAGACAAGCAGCAAAAAATATTAAGAAATATTTAAAATCATTAGAAAAATAA
- a CDS encoding peptidoglycan-binding domain-containing protein, which produces MSNYLRNSAILATAAVIGMTGCSSKDTMGTSSDKVMQLQKEIEAQNAKISQLEMDKTKALSSINAMNAESKDSNAVSNSLVPANAKAGECYAKVLVPAKYETKNIQKMLKEARTNISITPATYKVVEKKVTIREASTKLVAVPATYKTVTEKILIKPETTKLVVVPATYKKANQNVMASAETSRIVTVPATYKTVKETIMVEPEKTKLVTVPATYKTMSEKILVKPAYTAWKKGRGEIEKVDNSTGDILCLIEYPAEYKTLTSKVIDKPATTREVKTPAVYRTVERRVVATPATTKEIKIPATYKNVPTQVIATPATTRKIVIPAVYKMVTKKVVATPATTKEVKIPAVCKMVKTRVVATPAKEMKTNIPAVYTNVPTKVKVADSYLKWQGILCETNTTSDVVSNLQRALKAKNFNITKIDGVYGSETKAAVNAYQKANKLNEGALTLKTLKSLGL; this is translated from the coding sequence ATGTCAAATTATTTAAGAAATTCTGCAATACTAGCAACTGCTGCTGTTATTGGGATGACTGGATGTTCATCTAAAGATACAATGGGTACATCATCTGATAAAGTAATGCAATTACAAAAAGAAATTGAAGCACAAAATGCGAAAATTTCTCAATTAGAGATGGATAAAACAAAAGCATTAAGTTCAATTAATGCAATGAATGCTGAATCTAAAGATTCAAATGCTGTAAGTAATTCATTAGTACCTGCGAATGCAAAAGCTGGTGAGTGTTACGCAAAGGTTTTAGTTCCTGCAAAATATGAAACTAAAAATATTCAAAAAATGTTAAAAGAAGCAAGAACTAATATTTCAATTACTCCTGCAACTTATAAAGTAGTTGAAAAGAAAGTTACTATTAGAGAAGCTTCTACAAAATTAGTAGCAGTTCCTGCGACTTATAAAACTGTTACTGAAAAGATTTTAATTAAGCCAGAAACAACTAAGTTAGTTGTAGTACCTGCAACTTACAAAAAAGCTAATCAAAATGTAATGGCATCTGCTGAAACTTCAAGAATTGTTACAGTACCTGCAACTTATAAAACAGTTAAAGAAACTATTATGGTTGAGCCAGAAAAAACTAAATTAGTTACAGTTCCAGCTACTTATAAAACTATGTCTGAAAAGATTTTAGTTAAGCCTGCATATACTGCATGGAAAAAAGGTAGAGGTGAAATTGAAAAAGTTGATAACTCAACTGGAGATATTTTATGTTTAATTGAATATCCAGCTGAATATAAAACACTTACTTCAAAAGTAATTGATAAACCTGCAACAACTAGAGAAGTTAAAACTCCAGCTGTTTACAGAACTGTAGAAAGAAGAGTTGTTGCAACTCCTGCTACTACTAAAGAAATCAAAATTCCAGCAACATATAAAAATGTTCCAACTCAAGTAATTGCAACTCCTGCTACTACTAGAAAAATTGTTATTCCAGCTGTTTACAAAATGGTAACTAAAAAAGTTGTTGCAACTCCTGCTACTACTAAAGAAGTTAAAATTCCAGCTGTATGCAAAATGGTTAAAACTAGAGTTGTTGCAACTCCAGCAAAAGAAATGAAAACTAACATTCCAGCTGTTTATACAAATGTACCAACAAAAGTTAAAGTTGCAGATTCTTACCTTAAATGGCAAGGAATTCTTTGTGAAACAAATACAACTTCTGATGTAGTTTCAAATTTACAAAGAGCATTAAAAGCTAAAAACTTTAACATCACTAAAATTGATGGTGTTTATGGTTCAGAAACAAAAGCTGCTGTTAACGCTTACCAAAAAGCTAACAAATTAAATGAAGGTGCTCTTACTTTAAAGACTTTAAAATCTTTAGGTTTATAG
- a CDS encoding DUF692 domain-containing protein yields MINLNGCGLGLRSDFLLDIESSKFQPDWWEVTPENWMHMPRLYEKAFEKAVFSKPTVAHGLSLSIGSADKLNRKFVKQIKTFLDRYNIEFYSEHLSFSSIDNKQSYELLPLPMTKKMIEIVSDRVKEVEDIIQRNLILENATYYLVPYAEMAEVDFINEVMEKSGAKMLLDVNNVFVNSVNHSFKARKFIDQLDKSKVAYMHMAGHYFDEDSGLKIDSHGMPICSGVWKLLEYTLKQIDAPVMIERDNNVPPLDELVVEYKKMESICKAVRNAK; encoded by the coding sequence ATGATAAATTTAAATGGATGTGGACTAGGGCTTAGAAGTGATTTTTTACTTGATATAGAATCAAGTAAATTTCAACCAGATTGGTGGGAGGTAACTCCTGAGAACTGGATGCATATGCCAAGGCTTTATGAAAAAGCTTTTGAAAAAGCAGTTTTTTCTAAACCTACTGTTGCACATGGTTTATCTTTATCAATTGGTTCTGCTGACAAACTTAATAGAAAGTTTGTCAAGCAAATCAAAACTTTCCTAGATAGATATAATATAGAGTTCTATTCTGAACATCTTTCCTTCTCATCAATAGACAATAAACAATCATACGAATTATTACCATTACCAATGACAAAAAAAATGATAGAGATTGTAAGTGATAGAGTAAAAGAAGTTGAGGATATAATTCAAAGAAATCTAATATTAGAAAATGCAACATATTATTTAGTTCCATACGCTGAAATGGCAGAGGTTGATTTTATCAATGAAGTAATGGAAAAATCAGGTGCTAAAATGCTACTTGATGTAAATAATGTTTTTGTAAACTCAGTGAATCATTCATTTAAAGCACGAAAATTTATTGACCAGCTTGATAAAAGTAAAGTAGCATATATGCATATGGCTGGACATTACTTTGATGAAGATTCAGGACTTAAAATTGATTCACATGGTATGCCTATTTGTTCTGGTGTTTGGAAACTTTTAGAATATACACTAAAACAAATTGATGCTCCTGTTATGATTGAAAGAGATAATAACGTACCACCTCTTGATGAACTTGTAGTAGAATACAAAAAAATGGAAAGTATTTGTAAGGCTGTTCGTAATGCAAAATAA
- a CDS encoding putative DNA-binding domain-containing protein, giving the protein MQNKKPLEREVQDRFIDIISEQKENSTNSVYNVYQKLVFYRYEEIIKTTFIEFCKYISEDELEKSIYEFLKNPPSTPFVWQIANDYRKFVKKQKLFHDRKYLYELLYFDWIEVEIYMKEYKKIKVKDFDWNKSYKLAPSARLKTFNFDIINKEHKNKRENFLIIYYDYKSDEVLFREINQFLYVLIKQSNKKQSILKILEALCIENEIDLEEAKMVLYEPLKELLFSKAIY; this is encoded by the coding sequence ATGCAAAATAAAAAACCACTTGAAAGAGAAGTTCAAGATAGATTCATTGATATTATAAGTGAACAAAAAGAAAACTCTACAAATTCAGTTTATAATGTTTATCAAAAATTAGTCTTTTATAGATATGAAGAAATTATAAAAACTACATTTATCGAATTTTGCAAGTATATAAGTGAAGATGAATTAGAAAAAAGTATATATGAATTTTTAAAAAATCCACCAAGTACACCATTTGTATGGCAAATAGCAAATGATTATAGAAAGTTTGTAAAAAAACAAAAGCTTTTTCACGATAGAAAATATTTGTATGAACTATTATATTTTGACTGGATTGAAGTTGAAATATACATGAAAGAGTATAAAAAAATAAAAGTAAAAGATTTTGATTGGAATAAAAGCTATAAATTAGCTCCAAGTGCAAGACTTAAAACTTTTAATTTTGATATTATTAATAAAGAACATAAAAATAAAAGAGAAAATTTTTTAATTATATATTATGACTATAAAAGTGATGAGGTATTATTTAGAGAAATTAATCAGTTCTTATATGTACTAATAAAACAATCGAATAAAAAACAAAGTATTCTAAAAATTTTAGAAGCTTTATGTATAGAAAATGAAATAGATTTGGAAGAGGCTAAAATGGTTTTATATGAGCCTTTAAAAGAGTTACTATTTTCAAAGGCTATTTATTAA